From the genome of Paraburkholderia aromaticivorans, one region includes:
- a CDS encoding M48 family metallopeptidase encodes MPTLYFTVLFVVAVVAMVGTKLWLASRQIRFVARHREQVPSQFAGTVALTAHQRAADYTVERTRLTMIEIVVSAAVLIGLTLLGGVQALDLGISDRLGRGYIGQMALVAAVIAITSAIDLPFDYYRQFVVEQRFGFNRMSKGIFFVDRIKGVLLGAAFGLPLLFVVLWLMNQAGSLWWLWTWIVWVVFQMLVLVLYPSFIAPLFNKFEPLKDEALKSRIEALMQRCGFAAKGLFVMDGSRRSAHGNAYFTGFGAAKRIVFFDTLLARLSGSEIEAVLAHELGHFKRRHVIKRMLVTFAISLAMLALLGWLTQCVWFYEGLGVRPSLVGGNSGLALVLFFLALPVFLFFVTPLGSLSSRKHEFEADAFAATQTDAQDLVNALVKLYEDNASTLTPDPLYTAFYYSHPPASQRIDRLLRHA; translated from the coding sequence ATGCCTACCCTGTACTTCACCGTTCTGTTCGTCGTCGCCGTCGTGGCGATGGTCGGCACCAAACTGTGGCTCGCGTCGCGGCAAATCCGCTTCGTGGCCCGCCATCGCGAGCAGGTGCCGAGCCAGTTCGCCGGCACCGTCGCGCTCACCGCGCACCAGCGCGCCGCCGACTACACCGTCGAGCGCACCCGTCTCACCATGATCGAGATCGTCGTCAGCGCGGCCGTGCTGATCGGCCTCACGCTGCTCGGCGGCGTGCAGGCGCTCGATCTGGGCATCTCCGACCGGCTCGGCCGTGGTTACATCGGCCAGATGGCGCTGGTCGCCGCGGTGATCGCGATCACGAGCGCAATCGACCTGCCGTTCGATTACTACCGCCAGTTCGTGGTCGAACAGCGCTTCGGCTTTAACCGCATGAGCAAGGGCATTTTCTTCGTCGACCGGATCAAGGGCGTGTTGCTCGGCGCCGCGTTCGGCCTGCCGCTGCTGTTCGTCGTGCTGTGGCTGATGAACCAGGCGGGCAGCTTGTGGTGGCTGTGGACCTGGATCGTGTGGGTCGTCTTCCAGATGCTCGTGCTGGTGCTGTATCCGTCGTTTATCGCGCCGCTTTTCAACAAGTTCGAGCCGCTCAAGGACGAAGCGCTGAAAAGCCGCATCGAAGCGCTGATGCAACGCTGCGGCTTCGCCGCCAAAGGCCTCTTCGTAATGGACGGCAGCCGCCGTTCGGCACATGGCAACGCCTACTTCACCGGTTTCGGCGCGGCCAAGCGGATCGTGTTCTTCGACACGCTGCTCGCGCGCCTGTCGGGCAGCGAGATCGAAGCCGTGCTCGCGCACGAGCTCGGCCACTTCAAGCGCCGTCACGTGATCAAGCGCATGCTCGTCACCTTCGCGATCAGTCTCGCCATGCTCGCCCTGCTCGGCTGGCTCACGCAGTGCGTGTGGTTCTATGAAGGGCTGGGCGTGCGGCCGTCGCTGGTCGGCGGCAATAGCGGCCTCGCACTGGTGCTGTTCTTCCTCGCGCTGCCGGTGTTCCTGTTCTTCGTCACGCCGCTCGGCAGCCTCAGCTCGCGCAAGCACGAGTTCGAAGCCGACGCGTTCGCAGCGACGCAGACCGACGCGCAAGACCTCGTCAACGCGCTCGTCAAGCTGTACGAGGACAACGCGTCGACCCTGACGCCCGATCCGCTCTACACCGCCTTTTACTACTCGCATCCGCCGGCGTCGCAGCGGATCGACCGCCTGCTGCGGCACGCATGA
- the mog gene encoding molybdopterin adenylyltransferase, which produces MTTATPEPTGKQTRNHPDEIVIGLVSISDRASTGVYEDKGIPALQEWLGAALTSPWQVVTRLIQDDAPTISATLTELVDEVGCDLVLTTGGTGPSRRDVTPEATLAVATKEMPGFGEQMRQISLNFVPTALLSRQVAVIRETAEHAALIINLPGQPKSIKETLEGLRDAEAGGAVKVPGIFAAVPYCIDLIGGPYVETNADVVKAFRPKNAQRAPRSA; this is translated from the coding sequence ATGACGACCGCGACGCCTGAACCCACCGGTAAGCAGACGCGTAATCACCCCGACGAAATCGTGATCGGCCTCGTGTCGATCAGCGACCGTGCCTCCACCGGCGTCTACGAGGACAAAGGCATTCCCGCGCTGCAGGAATGGCTCGGCGCGGCGCTGACGTCGCCGTGGCAAGTGGTCACCCGCCTGATTCAGGACGATGCGCCGACCATTTCCGCCACGCTGACCGAACTGGTCGACGAGGTCGGCTGCGATCTGGTGCTGACCACCGGCGGCACCGGCCCGTCGCGCCGCGACGTGACGCCCGAGGCGACGCTTGCGGTCGCCACGAAGGAAATGCCCGGCTTCGGCGAGCAGATGCGGCAGATCAGCCTGAACTTCGTGCCGACCGCGCTTCTGTCGCGCCAGGTCGCGGTGATCCGCGAAACGGCGGAGCACGCAGCGCTGATCATCAACCTGCCGGGTCAGCCGAAGTCGATCAAGGAAACGCTGGAAGGTTTGCGCGACGCCGAAGCGGGCGGCGCGGTGAAGGTGCCGGGCATTTTCGCCGCCGTGCCGTACTGTATCGATCTGATCGGCGGGCCGTATGTGGAAACCAACGCCGACGTGGTGAAGGCGTTCCGGCCGAAGAACGCGCAGCGCGCGCCCAGGTCTGCATAG
- a CDS encoding putative signal transducing protein, translated as MKLMRAPNLLIGQHWVNVLATAGIACELHNRYLNGALGDIPADQCSPELWLVDERDEAMARKLIDAASHGPAAGTPGWRCGQCGETLEAQFTVCWQCGTARDPRDG; from the coding sequence ATGAAACTAATGCGCGCGCCGAATCTGCTCATCGGGCAGCACTGGGTCAATGTGCTGGCCACCGCGGGTATTGCTTGCGAGTTGCACAACCGTTACCTGAACGGCGCGCTCGGCGATATTCCGGCGGATCAGTGCTCGCCCGAGCTGTGGCTCGTCGATGAACGCGATGAGGCGATGGCGCGGAAGTTGATCGACGCGGCATCGCATGGGCCGGCGGCGGGGACGCCTGGCTGGCGCTGCGGGCAATGTGGTGAGACGCTCGAGGCGCAGTTTACGGTGTGCTGGCAATGCGGGACGGCGCGGGACCCGCGGGATGGGTGA
- a CDS encoding CobD/CbiB family protein — translation MTFFSVLLALIIEQVRALSPNNPVSALLQYHAESAAHGFDAGKPKHGLLAWLVVVVPWTLGVALVYYVLYHIHFALAFLWNVAVLYFTLGFRQFSHYFTDIHLALNNDDVPHAREILNEWTGLDTVDMPVSEIVRHTLIHAVVASHRHVFGVFFWFLIPVGPAGAVLYRIAEYLARTWARPVDDRTVAFSSFAQRAFFVIDWVPARLTSLGFAIVGNFEDAIYAWRNHARQWPDANDGVLLAAGSGALGARLSGPLAEPSSLDALATGDGGPMQVGDDCTPRTLQSAVGLVWRAVVLWMILLLMLTIAVWLA, via the coding sequence ATGACTTTTTTCTCTGTATTGCTGGCCCTGATCATTGAACAAGTGCGAGCGCTGTCGCCGAACAATCCGGTGTCGGCGCTGCTTCAGTACCATGCGGAGTCGGCGGCGCACGGCTTCGATGCCGGTAAGCCGAAGCATGGCTTGCTCGCCTGGCTCGTGGTGGTGGTGCCCTGGACGCTGGGCGTCGCGCTCGTCTACTACGTGCTGTATCACATTCACTTTGCACTGGCGTTCCTGTGGAACGTGGCGGTGCTGTACTTCACGCTCGGCTTTCGCCAGTTCAGCCACTACTTCACGGACATCCACCTCGCGTTGAACAACGACGACGTGCCGCACGCCCGTGAAATCCTGAACGAGTGGACCGGGCTCGATACCGTCGACATGCCCGTTAGCGAGATCGTGCGTCATACGCTGATCCATGCGGTGGTCGCTTCGCATCGGCACGTGTTCGGCGTGTTCTTCTGGTTCCTGATTCCGGTCGGCCCGGCGGGTGCGGTGCTCTATCGGATTGCCGAATATCTGGCGCGCACATGGGCGCGCCCGGTCGACGATCGCACTGTCGCGTTTTCGAGCTTTGCGCAGCGCGCCTTCTTCGTGATCGACTGGGTGCCGGCGCGGCTGACGTCGCTGGGCTTTGCGATTGTCGGCAATTTCGAAGACGCGATTTATGCATGGCGCAACCATGCGCGTCAGTGGCCGGATGCGAACGACGGCGTGTTGCTGGCCGCGGGCAGCGGTGCATTGGGCGCGCGTTTGAGCGGGCCGCTCGCCGAGCCCTCCAGCCTCGACGCGTTGGCTACCGGCGACGGCGGCCCGATGCAGGTCGGCGACGACTGCACGCCGCGCACGCTGCAATCGGCCGTGGGCCTCGTGTGGCGCGCGGTGGTGCTGTGGATGATTCTGCTGCTGATGCTGACGATCGCGGTGTGGCTTGCTTGA
- the trmD gene encoding tRNA (guanosine(37)-N1)-methyltransferase TrmD, which translates to MQFDVVTLFPDMFRALTDWGITSRAAKQKRYGLRTWNPRDFTTDNYRTIDDRPYGGGPGMVMLAKPLEDAIGAAKAAQAEQGIGAPRVVMMSPQGATLNHDRVMQFAAEPGLILLCGRYEAIDQRLLDRVVDEEVSLGDFVLSGGELPAMALMDAVVRQLPGVLNDSQSAVQDSFVDVLLDCPHYTRPEEYNGVRVPDVLLGGHHAEIEAWRRREALRNTLNKRPDLIVKARKNKMLSRADEAWLASLAKEESKA; encoded by the coding sequence ATGCAGTTCGATGTCGTCACGCTCTTTCCTGACATGTTTCGTGCGCTGACCGACTGGGGTATCACCAGCCGTGCGGCGAAGCAGAAGCGCTACGGTTTGCGTACGTGGAATCCGCGCGATTTCACGACCGACAACTATCGCACAATCGACGATCGCCCGTACGGCGGCGGCCCCGGCATGGTGATGCTGGCTAAGCCGCTGGAAGACGCGATCGGCGCGGCGAAAGCGGCGCAGGCGGAGCAGGGTATCGGCGCGCCGCGTGTCGTGATGATGTCGCCGCAAGGTGCCACGCTGAATCACGACCGCGTCATGCAGTTCGCTGCCGAACCCGGTCTGATCCTGTTGTGTGGGCGCTATGAAGCGATCGACCAGCGTTTGCTCGACCGTGTCGTCGACGAAGAAGTCAGCCTTGGCGACTTCGTGCTGTCGGGCGGTGAATTGCCGGCTATGGCGTTGATGGATGCCGTGGTGCGTCAGTTGCCCGGTGTGCTCAACGACTCGCAGTCCGCGGTGCAGGATAGTTTTGTCGACGTGCTGCTGGATTGTCCGCATTACACGCGTCCTGAGGAATACAACGGCGTGCGCGTGCCCGATGTGCTGCTCGGCGGCCATCATGCGGAGATCGAAGCGTGGCGTCGGCGTGAAGCCTTGCGCAACACGTTGAACAAACGGCCGGATCTGATCGTGAAGGCCAGGAAGAACAAGATGTTGAGCCGTGCCGACGAGGCATGGCTCGCGAGTCTCGCGAAGGAAGAGTCGAAGGCGTAA
- the rplS gene encoding 50S ribosomal protein L19, producing MNLIAKLEQEEIARALGEKTIPEFAPGDTVIVSVNVVEGTRKRVQAYEGVVIAKRNRGLNSSFIVRKISSGEGVERTFQTYSPLLASIVVKRRGDVRRAKLYYLRDRSGKSARIKEKLVSKDRAASQA from the coding sequence ATGAATCTGATTGCAAAACTCGAGCAGGAAGAAATCGCGCGCGCCCTCGGCGAGAAGACCATCCCCGAATTCGCTCCCGGCGATACGGTGATCGTCAGCGTGAACGTGGTTGAAGGTACGCGTAAGCGTGTTCAGGCTTACGAAGGCGTCGTGATCGCCAAGCGTAACCGTGGTCTGAATTCGTCGTTCATCGTCCGCAAGATTTCGTCGGGCGAAGGCGTCGAGCGTACGTTCCAGACGTACTCGCCGCTGCTGGCAAGCATCGTCGTCAAGCGTCGTGGTGACGTGCGCCGTGCGAAGCTGTACTACCTGCGCGACCGTTCGGGCAAGTCGGCCCGGATCAAGGAAAAGCTGGTCTCGAAAGACCGCGCTGCTTCCCAAGCGTAA
- a CDS encoding dihydrofolate reductase has product MTTLTLIVARANNGVIGRDNQLPWRLPEDLAFFKRTTMGAPIIMGRKTHESIGRPLPGRRNIVVTRDATRRFQGCDAATTLEEALKLAAQDQAPEAFLIGGAQLYEEGLRQADKLIITEISADFEGDATFPELDETEWEEVAHETHRADAPNDFDYAFVTYRRKGARGD; this is encoded by the coding sequence ATGACGACGCTCACCCTGATCGTCGCTCGCGCCAATAACGGCGTGATCGGCCGCGACAACCAGTTGCCCTGGCGACTTCCCGAAGACCTCGCGTTCTTCAAGCGCACCACCATGGGCGCGCCCATCATCATGGGCCGCAAAACGCATGAGTCGATCGGCCGGCCCTTGCCCGGACGCCGCAACATTGTCGTGACGCGGGATGCCACGCGGCGTTTCCAGGGCTGCGATGCAGCCACGACGCTCGAAGAGGCGCTCAAGCTTGCCGCTCAGGATCAGGCGCCCGAAGCGTTCCTGATCGGCGGCGCGCAGTTGTATGAGGAAGGTTTGCGGCAGGCGGACAAGCTCATCATCACCGAAATTTCCGCCGACTTCGAAGGCGACGCCACTTTCCCCGAACTCGACGAAACCGAGTGGGAAGAAGTCGCGCATGAAACCCACCGCGCGGATGCACCGAACGACTTCGACTACGCATTCGTGACGTATCGGCGCAAAGGCGCCCGAGGCGACTGA
- a CDS encoding CoA pyrophosphatase, producing MIRPVFEPETLPVEATGADLPPVAGDRLTPDGLRARFEQRLAWTPEPIVEAPWRDIHADPRVAAVLVPLVVREPGLTVLLTQRADHLNDHAGQVSFPGGRHEPFDADATATALREAQEEVGLAPSRVEILGALPDYLTGTGFRVTPVIGLVHPPFTVKADALEVAEVFEVPLAFLMNPAHHEERVFRYEGGERRFFAMPYPRAASAQAGAGETGNGLGGHYFIWGATAAMLRNFYRFLAA from the coding sequence TTGATCCGCCCCGTCTTTGAGCCTGAAACTCTGCCTGTCGAAGCAACAGGCGCCGACCTGCCGCCGGTGGCGGGCGACCGTCTCACGCCCGACGGCCTGCGCGCACGCTTCGAGCAGCGCCTTGCCTGGACTCCCGAACCTATCGTCGAAGCGCCGTGGCGCGACATTCACGCGGATCCGCGCGTCGCGGCGGTGCTAGTGCCGCTGGTGGTGCGCGAGCCCGGCCTGACGGTGCTGCTGACCCAGCGCGCCGACCATCTGAACGATCATGCTGGTCAGGTGAGCTTTCCGGGCGGCCGTCACGAACCTTTCGATGCCGATGCCACCGCCACTGCGCTGCGCGAAGCGCAGGAGGAGGTCGGTCTCGCGCCCTCGCGTGTGGAAATTCTCGGTGCGTTGCCTGACTATCTAACGGGCACCGGCTTTCGCGTGACGCCGGTCATCGGCCTTGTGCATCCGCCGTTTACCGTCAAGGCGGACGCGCTCGAAGTGGCCGAAGTCTTCGAAGTGCCGCTCGCTTTTCTTATGAACCCCGCCCATCACGAAGAGCGCGTGTTCCGTTATGAGGGCGGCGAGCGGCGCTTCTTTGCCATGCCATATCCACGGGCCGCGTCGGCTCAAGCCGGCGCCGGAGAGACCGGGAACGGGCTCGGCGGGCACTACTTCATCTGGGGCGCGACGGCGGCGATGCTGCGCAACTTCTATCGCTTCCTCGCGGCGTAA
- the rsgA gene encoding ribosome small subunit-dependent GTPase A: MSGRSPKAPRAPSATRVGGLVVAAHGRHYLVAPEDGGAMLQCFPRGKRSEVAVGDRVIYEPASADQGVIVEIGERRNLLYRSDQYKSKLFAANLDQLLIVLATEPHFSEDLLGRALVAAEANELKPLIVLNKTDVTDALEGARKRLEPYRALGYTVVEVSIKTQPEAARAALIEHLHGHSTLLLGQSGMGKSTLVNLLIPNAEVATREISTALNSGRHTTTFTRLYPLPDSADGIGGSLIDSPGFQEFGLHHLTEGRLERAFPEFRPLLPNCRFYNCHHLHEPGCAILEAVADGRIRRERHTLYAQLVHEASQIVR; this comes from the coding sequence ATGAGCGGCCGCTCCCCGAAAGCGCCGCGCGCGCCGTCCGCCACGCGCGTAGGTGGCCTCGTGGTGGCCGCGCATGGCCGCCACTACCTGGTCGCGCCTGAAGACGGTGGTGCCATGCTCCAATGCTTCCCGCGCGGCAAGCGCAGCGAAGTGGCGGTGGGCGATCGTGTGATTTACGAGCCGGCTTCGGCGGATCAAGGCGTGATCGTCGAGATCGGCGAACGGCGCAATCTGCTCTATCGCTCGGATCAGTACAAGTCGAAACTGTTCGCCGCCAACCTCGATCAACTATTGATCGTGCTCGCCACCGAACCTCACTTCAGCGAAGACCTGCTCGGGCGCGCGCTCGTCGCGGCCGAGGCGAACGAGCTGAAGCCGTTGATCGTGCTGAACAAGACCGACGTCACCGATGCGCTAGAAGGCGCGCGCAAGCGGCTCGAGCCGTATCGCGCGCTGGGCTACACGGTCGTGGAAGTGTCCATCAAGACACAGCCCGAGGCCGCGCGCGCCGCATTGATCGAACATCTGCATGGTCATTCGACGCTGCTGCTCGGCCAGTCGGGTATGGGCAAGTCGACACTGGTCAATCTGCTGATTCCGAATGCGGAAGTCGCCACGCGCGAGATTTCGACGGCACTCAACAGCGGGCGCCATACGACGACTTTCACGCGCCTCTATCCGCTGCCGGACAGTGCGGACGGCATAGGCGGCTCGTTGATCGACTCGCCGGGCTTTCAGGAATTCGGCCTGCATCATCTGACCGAGGGCCGGCTCGAGCGCGCGTTTCCCGAGTTCAGGCCGTTACTGCCGAACTGCCGGTTCTACAACTGCCACCACTTGCATGAACCGGGTTGCGCGATCCTCGAAGCGGTCGCGGACGGCCGCATTCGTCGCGAGCGGCATACGCTGTATGCGCAACTGGTGCACGAAGCCAGTCAGATCGTGCGCTGA
- the orn gene encoding oligoribonuclease: MTDILASTEQPPLVRSDMNLVWLDMEMTGLEPDSDRIIEIAVVVTNSTLDRLVEGPVLAIHQSDETLARMDQWNQNTHGRSGLIDRVKASTVSEADATEQIREFLSVYVPPGKSPMCGNSICQDRRFMARWMPDLERFFHYRNLDVSTLKELCRRWQPAIYKGFQKRAMHTALADIHESIDELKYYREHFLIPSAPDAAGGAE; encoded by the coding sequence ATGACTGACATCCTCGCATCCACCGAACAGCCGCCGCTCGTGCGCAGCGACATGAATCTCGTCTGGCTGGACATGGAAATGACCGGGCTCGAGCCCGATTCCGACCGCATCATCGAAATCGCGGTGGTGGTGACCAATTCGACGCTCGACAGACTGGTCGAAGGCCCGGTTCTGGCGATTCATCAGAGCGACGAGACGCTCGCCAGAATGGATCAGTGGAATCAGAACACCCATGGCCGTTCGGGCCTGATCGACCGGGTGAAGGCCTCCACGGTGAGCGAGGCCGACGCCACCGAACAGATCCGCGAGTTCCTGAGCGTCTACGTGCCGCCGGGCAAATCGCCGATGTGCGGCAACTCGATCTGCCAGGACCGCCGCTTCATGGCCCGCTGGATGCCGGATCTGGAGCGCTTCTTCCATTACCGCAATCTCGACGTCAGCACGCTGAAGGAGCTGTGCCGCCGCTGGCAGCCGGCCATCTACAAGGGCTTCCAGAAACGGGCGATGCACACGGCGCTCGCCGACATTCACGAGTCGATCGACGAACTGAAGTACTACCGCGAACACTTCCTGATCCCGTCGGCGCCGGATGCCGCCGGCGGTGCGGAATAA
- the pmbA gene encoding metalloprotease PmbA, with protein sequence MAADMDVKQRFFPHTQDELKEIASDILRHAKSLGGTDAATEISEGDGLSVSVRRGEVETIEHNRDKMVGVTVFIGNKRGNASTSDFSSQALKDTVAAAYNIARFTAEDDCAGLAEAELLETAPRDLDLYHPWNLSADEAVEIARRAEDAAFATDPQIKNSEGASVSAQHSQFVLATSRGFLAGYPYSRHYIACAPIAGSGRNMQRDDWYTSTRSAEELADPEAVGRYAAQRALARIGARGLDTRKVPVLFEAPLAAGLLGAFVQATSGGALYRKTSFLVDSLGKPVFAPHVQVVENPHIPRAMGSAPFDEEGVRTRERSVVKDGVVEGYFLSTYSARKLGMQTTGNAGGSHNLSLLSSNTRPEDDFEEMLRKLGTGLLLTELMGQGVNYVTGDYSRGASGFWVENGKIQYPVEEITVASTLQEMFHHIVAIGADTITRGTKKTGSVLIERMTIAGQ encoded by the coding sequence ATGGCAGCAGACATGGACGTCAAGCAGCGCTTTTTTCCGCATACCCAGGATGAACTGAAGGAAATCGCCTCGGACATCCTTCGTCACGCGAAGTCGCTCGGCGGCACCGACGCGGCGACCGAGATTTCCGAAGGCGACGGCCTGTCCGTCTCCGTGCGGCGCGGCGAAGTCGAGACGATCGAACACAACCGCGACAAGATGGTCGGCGTGACGGTGTTCATCGGCAACAAGCGCGGCAACGCGAGCACTTCGGACTTTTCGTCGCAGGCTTTGAAGGACACGGTCGCGGCGGCCTACAACATCGCGCGCTTCACGGCTGAAGACGACTGCGCGGGTCTGGCCGAAGCCGAATTGCTGGAAACCGCGCCGCGCGATCTCGATCTCTATCACCCGTGGAATCTGTCCGCGGACGAAGCGGTGGAAATTGCACGCCGCGCGGAAGACGCAGCGTTCGCAACCGATCCGCAGATCAAGAATTCGGAAGGCGCGAGCGTCTCGGCGCAGCACTCGCAGTTCGTGCTGGCCACCTCGCGCGGCTTCCTCGCGGGTTACCCGTACTCGCGCCACTACATCGCGTGCGCGCCGATTGCGGGCAGCGGCCGCAACATGCAGCGCGACGACTGGTACACGTCCACGCGCAGTGCCGAAGAACTGGCCGATCCGGAAGCCGTGGGCCGTTACGCGGCGCAACGCGCGCTGGCGCGCATCGGCGCGCGCGGTCTGGATACGCGCAAGGTGCCGGTGCTGTTCGAAGCGCCGCTCGCCGCGGGCCTGCTCGGCGCATTCGTGCAGGCCACGAGCGGCGGCGCGCTGTATCGGAAGACCTCGTTCCTCGTCGACAGCCTGGGCAAGCCGGTGTTCGCGCCGCACGTGCAGGTGGTGGAAAACCCGCATATTCCCCGCGCCATGGGCAGCGCGCCGTTCGACGAAGAAGGCGTGCGCACCCGGGAGCGTTCGGTGGTGAAGGACGGCGTGGTGGAAGGCTATTTCCTGTCCACCTACTCGGCGCGCAAGCTCGGCATGCAGACCACCGGCAATGCGGGCGGCTCGCACAACCTGTCGCTGCTGAGCTCGAACACGCGTCCCGAAGACGACTTCGAGGAAATGCTGCGCAAGCTCGGCACCGGCCTGTTGCTGACCGAACTGATGGGGCAGGGCGTGAACTACGTGACGGGCGACTACTCGCGCGGCGCGTCGGGCTTCTGGGTCGAGAACGGCAAGATCCAGTATCCGGTCGAGGAAATCACGGTGGCGAGCACGCTGCAGGAGATGTTCCACCACATCGTCGCGATCGGCGCGGATACGATCACGCGCGGCACCAAGAAAACCGGCTCGGTGCTGATCGAGCGGATGACGATCGCGGGGCAGTAA
- the yjgA gene encoding ribosome biogenesis factor YjgA: MTRKTRIQPIESAEPEVDENGYDRPSKSQLKREMHELQELGAALIALPKDALKRMPMPEKLDDAVREARRITDHEGKRRQVQYVGRVMRSLLDEETAALRTALDTYNGVNKAETAKLHWIERTREKLLADDAALTDFIRQHPNADPQQGRTLIRNARKEAQQSKPPRYFRELFQWIKNADGPSAQTDSDADDALDDEDDDRDA; this comes from the coding sequence ATGACACGCAAAACCCGCATTCAACCGATCGAATCCGCCGAGCCGGAAGTCGACGAAAACGGCTACGACCGTCCCAGCAAGTCCCAGCTCAAGCGCGAAATGCACGAGCTGCAGGAACTGGGCGCGGCGCTGATCGCGCTGCCCAAAGACGCGCTCAAGCGCATGCCGATGCCCGAAAAGCTCGACGACGCCGTGCGCGAAGCACGCCGCATCACCGATCACGAAGGCAAGCGCCGCCAGGTGCAATACGTCGGCCGCGTGATGCGCTCGCTGCTGGACGAGGAAACCGCCGCGCTGCGCACCGCGCTCGACACCTACAACGGCGTCAACAAGGCGGAAACGGCCAAGCTCCACTGGATCGAGCGCACCCGCGAAAAACTGCTCGCCGACGACGCCGCGCTGACCGATTTCATCCGCCAGCATCCGAACGCCGACCCGCAGCAAGGCCGCACGCTGATCCGCAACGCGCGCAAGGAAGCGCAGCAAAGCAAGCCGCCGCGCTACTTCCGCGAATTGTTCCAGTGGATCAAGAACGCGGACGGCCCGTCCGCGCAGACCGACTCCGACGCCGACGACGCTCTGGACGACGAAGATGACGACCGCGACGCCTGA